In the Setaria italica strain Yugu1 chromosome VI, Setaria_italica_v2.0, whole genome shotgun sequence genome, one interval contains:
- the LOC101779524 gene encoding retinoblastoma-related protein 3 isoform X3 encodes MEGAAKPSTSSGSGVTDGASGRSGTAAASMEERFADLCKSKLGLDESTTRQAMQLFKETKSILKSSMSSLGGGSPEEIERFWSACVLYCVSRLSKAGRSKEDGGVSLCQILRACKLNIVDFFKEMPQFCIKVAHVLTGLYGSDWEKRLELKELQANVVHLSLLSRYYKRAYQELFLSNDAKPSDNSSESNNQEASDYYRFGWLLFLVLRIQTFSRFKDLVTSTNGLVSVLAVLIIHVPVRLRSFNINDSSYFVKKSDRGVNLIASLCEKYHTSEDELSKALEKTNTVIMDILKNKPCSASECQQDNLSFIDPEGLTVFKDLLQGNLLKSSLLILEKEYENAINSKGELDERMFANDEDSLLGSGSLSGGAINLPGTKRKYDVMASPAKSITSPSPMSPPRFCLSPKGNSFGNSKMAPITPVSTAMTTAKWLRTTITPLPSKPSGELLHFFSACDKDLTEDITRRAGIILGAIFTSSSFGERICTNVRTANRMDAIWTEQRKMEALKLYYRVLESMCRAESQILSGNGNNLTSLLSNERFHRCMIACSAELVLATHKTVTMMFPAVLEKTGITAFDLSKVIEGFVRHEDTLPRELKRHLNSLEERLLESMAWEKGSSMYNSLIVARPALSAEINRLGLLAEPMPSLDAIAAHHNISLGGLPPLPFQKQEHSPDKDEIRSPKRACTERRNVLVDSNSFRSPVKDIIRSKLPPPLQSAFASPTRPNPAAGGETCAETGIGVFFSKIAKLAAIRIRSLCERLQLSQQVLERVYSLVQQILTQQTALFFNRHIDQIILCSIYGVAKISQLELSFKEIIFGYRKQPQCKPQVFRSVYVHWPPRSRNGKMGEDHVDIITFYNEVFIPAVKPLLVEVGPGASPNKKEEEKGPVDGPFPESPRLARFPNLPDMSPKKVSATHNVYVSPLRSSKMDTLLSPSSKSYYACVGESTYAFQSPSKDLKAINNRLNSGKKVSGRLNFDVVSDLVVASSLSSDQNAKPAAMEVAPVKTPVKCEPSDP; translated from the exons ATGGAGGGAGCCGCGAAGCCGTCGACGAGCTCGGGGTCTGGGGTCACGGACGGGGCCTCGGGCCgctccggcaccgccgccgcgtccatGGAGGAGAGGTTCGCCGACCTGTGCAAG AGCAAGCTGGGACTGGACGAGAGCACGACGAGGCAGGCAATGCAACTTTTCAAGGAGACCAAGAGCATCCTCAAGTCCAGCATGTCTTCCTTGGGTGGTGGATCG CCCgaggagatcgagaggttctGGTCTGCCTGTGTCCTTTACTGTGTGTCAAGGCTCAGCAAAGCAGGGAGGTCGAAGGAAGATGGGGGTGTCTCACTTtgccagatcttgagggcatgtaAGCTCAA CATTGTGGATTTCTTCAAGGAGATGCCACAGTTCTGCATAAAGGTTGCGCACGTCCTGACTGGCCTATATGGTTCAGATTGGGAGAAGAGGCTTGAG TTGAAGGAACTGCAAGCGAACGTTGTCCATTTAAGCTTGCTAAGCAG GTACTACAAGCGTGCATACCAGGAGCTATTCTTGTCAAATGATGCCAAGCCTTCAGACAACTCTTCAGAATCAAACAACCAAGAGGCTTCAGATTATTATCGCTTTGGATGGTTGCTCTTTTTAGTCCTAAGAATCCAAACATTCAGCAGATTCAAGGATCTTGTGACATCCACGAATGGACTGGTTTCTGTGTTG GCTGTACTTATCATTCATGTTCCTGTGCGGCTAAGGAGCTTCAACATAAATGATTCATCCTACTTTG TTAAGAAGTCAGATAGGGGAGTCAATCTTATTGCTTCTCTGTGTGAAAAATATCATACCTCAGAAGACGAGTTGAGCAAAGCATTGGAGAAGACAAACACTGTCATAATGGATATTCTTAAAAATAAGCCATGCTCTGCTTCAGAATGTCAACAGGATAATTTATCTTTTATTGATCCAG AAGGCTTGACAGTTTTTAAGGATTTGCTTCAGGGAAACTTGTTGAAATCAAGTCTGCTAATCCTGGAAAAGGAATATGAGAATGCAATTAACTCAAAAGGAGAGCTAGATGAGCGCATGTTTGCTAATGATGAGGACAGTTTGCTTGGCAGTGGAAGTCTGTCAGGTGGAGCCATTAATTTACCAGGCACAAAG AGAAAGTATGATGTTATGGCCTCACCTGCAAAATCAATAACAAGCCCAAGTCCAATGTCTCCTCCACGTTTTTGTTTATCACCTAAAGGCAACAGCTTCGGCAACTCAAAGATGGCTCCTATTACTCCTGTGAGCACAGCCATGACAACTGCCAAGTGGCTTCGGACTACAATAACTCCCCTTCCTTCAAAACCTTCTGGGGAACTATTGCACTTCTTCTCAGCATGTGATAAAGATTTAACAGAAGACATTACTCGCAGAGCTGGCATTATACTTGGGGCCATATTCACAAGCAGTTCATTTGGTGAACGCATATGTACCAATGTGCGAACTGCAAATAGGATGGATGCTATCTGGACAGAACAAAGAAAAATGGAAGCCCTTAAGCTATATTACAGGGTTCTGGAATCGATGTGTAGAGCAGAGTCACAAATCTTGAGCGGGAACGGGAACAATCTTACATCACTCTTGTCTAATGAGCGATTTCATCGGTGTATGATTGCCTGTTCTGCTGAGTTAGTTCTTGCAACTCACAAGACTGTCACTATGATGTTCCCAGCTGTGTTGGAGAAGACTGGCATTACAGCTTTTGACTTGAGTAAAGTCATAGAGGGTTTTGTTAGGCATGAAGATACACTTCCCAGAGAGTTGAAGCGACATCTGAATTCTCTCGAGGAACGGCTTCTGGAGAGCATGGCATGGGAGAAAGGCTCATCAATGTACAATTCCTTGATTGTTGCAAGGCCAGCACTGTCTGCAGAAATAAACCGGTTAGGTTTACTGGCTGAACCAATGCCTTCACTTGATGCCATTGCAGCACATCATAATATCTCACTGGGTGGGCTGCCACCTCTTCCCTTCCAAAAGCAGGAGCATTCGCCAG ATAAGGATGAAATCAGATCCCCCAAAAGAGCATGCACTGAGAGAAGAAATGTGCTGGTGGACAGCAATTCATTTAGATCACCAGTCAAGGATATCATCAGATCGAAGTTGCCACCACCTCTTCAATCAGCTTTTGCAAG TCCAACAAGACCAAATCCTGCAGCAGGAGGTGAAACATGCGCAGAGACAGGAATAGGTGTATTCTTTAGCAAG ATAGCAAAACTTGCAGCCATTAGAATCAGAAGTCTCTGTGAAAGATTGCAACTTTCTCAGCAAGTTCTGGAGCGAGTGTATTCCCTCGTCCAGCAAATCCTTACCCAACAAACTGCTCTTTTCTTTAACAGGCATATTGACCAGATCATATTGTGCAGCATATATGGAGTTGCTAAG ATATCTCAATTGGAACTTTCGTTCAAGGAGATTATTTTCGGGTACAGGAAACAACCTCAATGCAAGCCACAAGTTTTCCGAAGTGTTTATGTGCATTGGCCCCCGAGAAGCCGGAATGGG AAAATGGGAGAAGATCATGTCGATATTATCACTTTCTACAATGAAGTATTTATTCCTGCTGTCAAGCCTTTACTCGTGGAGGTAGGACCTGGTGCTAGTCCAAAcaagaaagaagaggaaaaaggtCCTGTTGATG GTCCATTTCCAGAATCTCCACGGCTAGCTCGTTTTCCAAACCTTCCTGACATGTCTCCGAAGAAGGTTTCTGCTACTCATAATGTATACGTTTCACCACTTCGATCATCAAAG ATGGATACTTTGCTCTCCCCAAGCTCAAAGAGCTACTATGCATGCGTTGGTGAGAGTACCTATGCGTTTCAAAGCCCTTCCAAGGACCTGAAGGCTATCAACAACCGACTAAATAG CGGGAAGAAAGTTAGCGGACGACTGAACTTCGACGTTGTCAGCGATCTGGTCGTTGCCAGCAGCCTCAGCAGCGATCAAAATGCCAAGCCTGCAGCCATGGAAGTGGCTCCCGTCAAGACGCCGGTGAAATGTGAGCCATCTGACCCGTGA
- the LOC101779524 gene encoding retinoblastoma-related protein 3 isoform X2, which produces MEGAAKPSTSSGSGVTDGASGRSGTAAASMEERFADLCKSKLGLDESTTRQAMQLFKETKSILKSSMSSLGGGSPEEIERFWSACVLYCVSRLSKAGRSKEDGGVSLCQILRACKLNIVDFFKEMPQFCIKVAHVLTGLYGSDWEKRLELKELQANVVHLSLLSRYYKRAYQELFLSNDAKPSDNSSESNNQEASDYYRFGWLLFLVLRIQTFSRFKDLVTSTNGLVSVLAVLIIHVPVRLRSFNINDSSYFVKKSDRGVNLIASLCEKYHTSEDELSKALEKTNTVIMDILKNKPCSASECQQDNLSFIDPGLTVFKDLLQGNLLKSSLLILEKEYENAINSKGELDERMFANDEDSLLGSGSLSGGAINLPGTKRKYDVMASPAKSITSPSPMSPPRFCLSPKGNSFGNSKMAPITPVSTAMTTAKWLRTTITPLPSKPSGELLHFFSACDKDLTEDITRRAGIILGAIFTSSSFGERICTNVRTANRMDAIWTEQRKMEALKLYYRVLESMCRAESQILSGNGNNLTSLLSNERFHRCMIACSAELVLATHKTVTMMFPAVLEKTGITAFDLSKVIEGFVRHEDTLPRELKRHLNSLEERLLESMAWEKGSSMYNSLIVARPALSAEINRLGLLAEPMPSLDAIAAHHNISLGGLPPLPFQKQEHSPDKDEIRSPKRACTERRNVLVDSNSFRSPVKDIIRSKLPPPLQSAFASPTRPNPAAGGETCAETGIGVFFSKIAKLAAIRIRSLCERLQLSQQVLERVYSLVQQILTQQTALFFNRHIDQIILCSIYGVAKISQLELSFKEIIFGYRKQPQCKPQVFRSVYVHWPPRSRNGKMGEDHVDIITFYNEVFIPAVKPLLVEVGPGASPNKKEEEKGPVDVGPFPESPRLARFPNLPDMSPKKVSATHNVYVSPLRSSKMDTLLSPSSKSYYACVGESTYAFQSPSKDLKAINNRLNSGKKVSGRLNFDVVSDLVVASSLSSDQNAKPAAMEVAPVKTPVKCEPSDP; this is translated from the exons ATGGAGGGAGCCGCGAAGCCGTCGACGAGCTCGGGGTCTGGGGTCACGGACGGGGCCTCGGGCCgctccggcaccgccgccgcgtccatGGAGGAGAGGTTCGCCGACCTGTGCAAG AGCAAGCTGGGACTGGACGAGAGCACGACGAGGCAGGCAATGCAACTTTTCAAGGAGACCAAGAGCATCCTCAAGTCCAGCATGTCTTCCTTGGGTGGTGGATCG CCCgaggagatcgagaggttctGGTCTGCCTGTGTCCTTTACTGTGTGTCAAGGCTCAGCAAAGCAGGGAGGTCGAAGGAAGATGGGGGTGTCTCACTTtgccagatcttgagggcatgtaAGCTCAA CATTGTGGATTTCTTCAAGGAGATGCCACAGTTCTGCATAAAGGTTGCGCACGTCCTGACTGGCCTATATGGTTCAGATTGGGAGAAGAGGCTTGAG TTGAAGGAACTGCAAGCGAACGTTGTCCATTTAAGCTTGCTAAGCAG GTACTACAAGCGTGCATACCAGGAGCTATTCTTGTCAAATGATGCCAAGCCTTCAGACAACTCTTCAGAATCAAACAACCAAGAGGCTTCAGATTATTATCGCTTTGGATGGTTGCTCTTTTTAGTCCTAAGAATCCAAACATTCAGCAGATTCAAGGATCTTGTGACATCCACGAATGGACTGGTTTCTGTGTTG GCTGTACTTATCATTCATGTTCCTGTGCGGCTAAGGAGCTTCAACATAAATGATTCATCCTACTTTG TTAAGAAGTCAGATAGGGGAGTCAATCTTATTGCTTCTCTGTGTGAAAAATATCATACCTCAGAAGACGAGTTGAGCAAAGCATTGGAGAAGACAAACACTGTCATAATGGATATTCTTAAAAATAAGCCATGCTCTGCTTCAGAATGTCAACAGGATAATTTATCTTTTATTGATCCAG GCTTGACAGTTTTTAAGGATTTGCTTCAGGGAAACTTGTTGAAATCAAGTCTGCTAATCCTGGAAAAGGAATATGAGAATGCAATTAACTCAAAAGGAGAGCTAGATGAGCGCATGTTTGCTAATGATGAGGACAGTTTGCTTGGCAGTGGAAGTCTGTCAGGTGGAGCCATTAATTTACCAGGCACAAAG AGAAAGTATGATGTTATGGCCTCACCTGCAAAATCAATAACAAGCCCAAGTCCAATGTCTCCTCCACGTTTTTGTTTATCACCTAAAGGCAACAGCTTCGGCAACTCAAAGATGGCTCCTATTACTCCTGTGAGCACAGCCATGACAACTGCCAAGTGGCTTCGGACTACAATAACTCCCCTTCCTTCAAAACCTTCTGGGGAACTATTGCACTTCTTCTCAGCATGTGATAAAGATTTAACAGAAGACATTACTCGCAGAGCTGGCATTATACTTGGGGCCATATTCACAAGCAGTTCATTTGGTGAACGCATATGTACCAATGTGCGAACTGCAAATAGGATGGATGCTATCTGGACAGAACAAAGAAAAATGGAAGCCCTTAAGCTATATTACAGGGTTCTGGAATCGATGTGTAGAGCAGAGTCACAAATCTTGAGCGGGAACGGGAACAATCTTACATCACTCTTGTCTAATGAGCGATTTCATCGGTGTATGATTGCCTGTTCTGCTGAGTTAGTTCTTGCAACTCACAAGACTGTCACTATGATGTTCCCAGCTGTGTTGGAGAAGACTGGCATTACAGCTTTTGACTTGAGTAAAGTCATAGAGGGTTTTGTTAGGCATGAAGATACACTTCCCAGAGAGTTGAAGCGACATCTGAATTCTCTCGAGGAACGGCTTCTGGAGAGCATGGCATGGGAGAAAGGCTCATCAATGTACAATTCCTTGATTGTTGCAAGGCCAGCACTGTCTGCAGAAATAAACCGGTTAGGTTTACTGGCTGAACCAATGCCTTCACTTGATGCCATTGCAGCACATCATAATATCTCACTGGGTGGGCTGCCACCTCTTCCCTTCCAAAAGCAGGAGCATTCGCCAG ATAAGGATGAAATCAGATCCCCCAAAAGAGCATGCACTGAGAGAAGAAATGTGCTGGTGGACAGCAATTCATTTAGATCACCAGTCAAGGATATCATCAGATCGAAGTTGCCACCACCTCTTCAATCAGCTTTTGCAAG TCCAACAAGACCAAATCCTGCAGCAGGAGGTGAAACATGCGCAGAGACAGGAATAGGTGTATTCTTTAGCAAG ATAGCAAAACTTGCAGCCATTAGAATCAGAAGTCTCTGTGAAAGATTGCAACTTTCTCAGCAAGTTCTGGAGCGAGTGTATTCCCTCGTCCAGCAAATCCTTACCCAACAAACTGCTCTTTTCTTTAACAGGCATATTGACCAGATCATATTGTGCAGCATATATGGAGTTGCTAAG ATATCTCAATTGGAACTTTCGTTCAAGGAGATTATTTTCGGGTACAGGAAACAACCTCAATGCAAGCCACAAGTTTTCCGAAGTGTTTATGTGCATTGGCCCCCGAGAAGCCGGAATGGG AAAATGGGAGAAGATCATGTCGATATTATCACTTTCTACAATGAAGTATTTATTCCTGCTGTCAAGCCTTTACTCGTGGAGGTAGGACCTGGTGCTAGTCCAAAcaagaaagaagaggaaaaaggtCCTGTTGATG TAGGTCCATTTCCAGAATCTCCACGGCTAGCTCGTTTTCCAAACCTTCCTGACATGTCTCCGAAGAAGGTTTCTGCTACTCATAATGTATACGTTTCACCACTTCGATCATCAAAG ATGGATACTTTGCTCTCCCCAAGCTCAAAGAGCTACTATGCATGCGTTGGTGAGAGTACCTATGCGTTTCAAAGCCCTTCCAAGGACCTGAAGGCTATCAACAACCGACTAAATAG CGGGAAGAAAGTTAGCGGACGACTGAACTTCGACGTTGTCAGCGATCTGGTCGTTGCCAGCAGCCTCAGCAGCGATCAAAATGCCAAGCCTGCAGCCATGGAAGTGGCTCCCGTCAAGACGCCGGTGAAATGTGAGCCATCTGACCCGTGA
- the LOC101779524 gene encoding retinoblastoma-related protein 3 isoform X1 translates to MEGAAKPSTSSGSGVTDGASGRSGTAAASMEERFADLCKSKLGLDESTTRQAMQLFKETKSILKSSMSSLGGGSPEEIERFWSACVLYCVSRLSKAGRSKEDGGVSLCQILRACKLNIVDFFKEMPQFCIKVAHVLTGLYGSDWEKRLELKELQANVVHLSLLSRYYKRAYQELFLSNDAKPSDNSSESNNQEASDYYRFGWLLFLVLRIQTFSRFKDLVTSTNGLVSVLAVLIIHVPVRLRSFNINDSSYFVKKSDRGVNLIASLCEKYHTSEDELSKALEKTNTVIMDILKNKPCSASECQQDNLSFIDPEGLTVFKDLLQGNLLKSSLLILEKEYENAINSKGELDERMFANDEDSLLGSGSLSGGAINLPGTKRKYDVMASPAKSITSPSPMSPPRFCLSPKGNSFGNSKMAPITPVSTAMTTAKWLRTTITPLPSKPSGELLHFFSACDKDLTEDITRRAGIILGAIFTSSSFGERICTNVRTANRMDAIWTEQRKMEALKLYYRVLESMCRAESQILSGNGNNLTSLLSNERFHRCMIACSAELVLATHKTVTMMFPAVLEKTGITAFDLSKVIEGFVRHEDTLPRELKRHLNSLEERLLESMAWEKGSSMYNSLIVARPALSAEINRLGLLAEPMPSLDAIAAHHNISLGGLPPLPFQKQEHSPDKDEIRSPKRACTERRNVLVDSNSFRSPVKDIIRSKLPPPLQSAFASPTRPNPAAGGETCAETGIGVFFSKIAKLAAIRIRSLCERLQLSQQVLERVYSLVQQILTQQTALFFNRHIDQIILCSIYGVAKISQLELSFKEIIFGYRKQPQCKPQVFRSVYVHWPPRSRNGKMGEDHVDIITFYNEVFIPAVKPLLVEVGPGASPNKKEEEKGPVDVGPFPESPRLARFPNLPDMSPKKVSATHNVYVSPLRSSKMDTLLSPSSKSYYACVGESTYAFQSPSKDLKAINNRLNSGKKVSGRLNFDVVSDLVVASSLSSDQNAKPAAMEVAPVKTPVKCEPSDP, encoded by the exons ATGGAGGGAGCCGCGAAGCCGTCGACGAGCTCGGGGTCTGGGGTCACGGACGGGGCCTCGGGCCgctccggcaccgccgccgcgtccatGGAGGAGAGGTTCGCCGACCTGTGCAAG AGCAAGCTGGGACTGGACGAGAGCACGACGAGGCAGGCAATGCAACTTTTCAAGGAGACCAAGAGCATCCTCAAGTCCAGCATGTCTTCCTTGGGTGGTGGATCG CCCgaggagatcgagaggttctGGTCTGCCTGTGTCCTTTACTGTGTGTCAAGGCTCAGCAAAGCAGGGAGGTCGAAGGAAGATGGGGGTGTCTCACTTtgccagatcttgagggcatgtaAGCTCAA CATTGTGGATTTCTTCAAGGAGATGCCACAGTTCTGCATAAAGGTTGCGCACGTCCTGACTGGCCTATATGGTTCAGATTGGGAGAAGAGGCTTGAG TTGAAGGAACTGCAAGCGAACGTTGTCCATTTAAGCTTGCTAAGCAG GTACTACAAGCGTGCATACCAGGAGCTATTCTTGTCAAATGATGCCAAGCCTTCAGACAACTCTTCAGAATCAAACAACCAAGAGGCTTCAGATTATTATCGCTTTGGATGGTTGCTCTTTTTAGTCCTAAGAATCCAAACATTCAGCAGATTCAAGGATCTTGTGACATCCACGAATGGACTGGTTTCTGTGTTG GCTGTACTTATCATTCATGTTCCTGTGCGGCTAAGGAGCTTCAACATAAATGATTCATCCTACTTTG TTAAGAAGTCAGATAGGGGAGTCAATCTTATTGCTTCTCTGTGTGAAAAATATCATACCTCAGAAGACGAGTTGAGCAAAGCATTGGAGAAGACAAACACTGTCATAATGGATATTCTTAAAAATAAGCCATGCTCTGCTTCAGAATGTCAACAGGATAATTTATCTTTTATTGATCCAG AAGGCTTGACAGTTTTTAAGGATTTGCTTCAGGGAAACTTGTTGAAATCAAGTCTGCTAATCCTGGAAAAGGAATATGAGAATGCAATTAACTCAAAAGGAGAGCTAGATGAGCGCATGTTTGCTAATGATGAGGACAGTTTGCTTGGCAGTGGAAGTCTGTCAGGTGGAGCCATTAATTTACCAGGCACAAAG AGAAAGTATGATGTTATGGCCTCACCTGCAAAATCAATAACAAGCCCAAGTCCAATGTCTCCTCCACGTTTTTGTTTATCACCTAAAGGCAACAGCTTCGGCAACTCAAAGATGGCTCCTATTACTCCTGTGAGCACAGCCATGACAACTGCCAAGTGGCTTCGGACTACAATAACTCCCCTTCCTTCAAAACCTTCTGGGGAACTATTGCACTTCTTCTCAGCATGTGATAAAGATTTAACAGAAGACATTACTCGCAGAGCTGGCATTATACTTGGGGCCATATTCACAAGCAGTTCATTTGGTGAACGCATATGTACCAATGTGCGAACTGCAAATAGGATGGATGCTATCTGGACAGAACAAAGAAAAATGGAAGCCCTTAAGCTATATTACAGGGTTCTGGAATCGATGTGTAGAGCAGAGTCACAAATCTTGAGCGGGAACGGGAACAATCTTACATCACTCTTGTCTAATGAGCGATTTCATCGGTGTATGATTGCCTGTTCTGCTGAGTTAGTTCTTGCAACTCACAAGACTGTCACTATGATGTTCCCAGCTGTGTTGGAGAAGACTGGCATTACAGCTTTTGACTTGAGTAAAGTCATAGAGGGTTTTGTTAGGCATGAAGATACACTTCCCAGAGAGTTGAAGCGACATCTGAATTCTCTCGAGGAACGGCTTCTGGAGAGCATGGCATGGGAGAAAGGCTCATCAATGTACAATTCCTTGATTGTTGCAAGGCCAGCACTGTCTGCAGAAATAAACCGGTTAGGTTTACTGGCTGAACCAATGCCTTCACTTGATGCCATTGCAGCACATCATAATATCTCACTGGGTGGGCTGCCACCTCTTCCCTTCCAAAAGCAGGAGCATTCGCCAG ATAAGGATGAAATCAGATCCCCCAAAAGAGCATGCACTGAGAGAAGAAATGTGCTGGTGGACAGCAATTCATTTAGATCACCAGTCAAGGATATCATCAGATCGAAGTTGCCACCACCTCTTCAATCAGCTTTTGCAAG TCCAACAAGACCAAATCCTGCAGCAGGAGGTGAAACATGCGCAGAGACAGGAATAGGTGTATTCTTTAGCAAG ATAGCAAAACTTGCAGCCATTAGAATCAGAAGTCTCTGTGAAAGATTGCAACTTTCTCAGCAAGTTCTGGAGCGAGTGTATTCCCTCGTCCAGCAAATCCTTACCCAACAAACTGCTCTTTTCTTTAACAGGCATATTGACCAGATCATATTGTGCAGCATATATGGAGTTGCTAAG ATATCTCAATTGGAACTTTCGTTCAAGGAGATTATTTTCGGGTACAGGAAACAACCTCAATGCAAGCCACAAGTTTTCCGAAGTGTTTATGTGCATTGGCCCCCGAGAAGCCGGAATGGG AAAATGGGAGAAGATCATGTCGATATTATCACTTTCTACAATGAAGTATTTATTCCTGCTGTCAAGCCTTTACTCGTGGAGGTAGGACCTGGTGCTAGTCCAAAcaagaaagaagaggaaaaaggtCCTGTTGATG TAGGTCCATTTCCAGAATCTCCACGGCTAGCTCGTTTTCCAAACCTTCCTGACATGTCTCCGAAGAAGGTTTCTGCTACTCATAATGTATACGTTTCACCACTTCGATCATCAAAG ATGGATACTTTGCTCTCCCCAAGCTCAAAGAGCTACTATGCATGCGTTGGTGAGAGTACCTATGCGTTTCAAAGCCCTTCCAAGGACCTGAAGGCTATCAACAACCGACTAAATAG CGGGAAGAAAGTTAGCGGACGACTGAACTTCGACGTTGTCAGCGATCTGGTCGTTGCCAGCAGCCTCAGCAGCGATCAAAATGCCAAGCCTGCAGCCATGGAAGTGGCTCCCGTCAAGACGCCGGTGAAATGTGAGCCATCTGACCCGTGA